In a single window of the Renibacterium salmoninarum ATCC 33209 genome:
- a CDS encoding gluconokinase: MSAQPIVVVMGVSGSGKSTVAALLAGRLGWDYLEGDDLHPAENVAKMSAGIALQDEDRLPWLEKIALWIAEHEASGRPAVVTCSALKKSYRQRLISQSTKPSATIFVNLSGSREEISKRLSARHGHFMPTALLDSQFSALEIPSDDENSITVNISHSPADEAAEIVQRLRLKAD, from the coding sequence GTTGTGGTGATGGGGGTATCTGGCTCCGGTAAATCAACGGTTGCCGCGTTGTTAGCTGGCCGACTGGGCTGGGACTACTTGGAAGGCGACGATCTTCATCCAGCGGAGAACGTCGCCAAGATGTCAGCTGGCATTGCGCTCCAAGATGAAGATCGCTTGCCCTGGCTAGAGAAAATAGCGCTTTGGATCGCCGAGCATGAGGCCTCGGGCCGGCCTGCGGTGGTCACCTGCTCCGCGCTGAAGAAGTCTTACCGGCAAAGACTCATCTCGCAAAGCACGAAGCCGTCAGCCACGATCTTTGTCAATCTCAGCGGCAGTCGAGAAGAAATCTCAAAGCGACTCTCCGCCAGGCACGGACATTTCATGCCAACTGCGTTACTCGATTCACAATTTTCTGCATTAGAAATCCCGAGCGATGACGAAAATTCGATCACGGTCAATATCAGTCACTCACCAGCTGATGAAGCGGCGGAGATTGTTCAACGGCTGCGGCTCAAGGCAGATTGA
- a CDS encoding peptide deformylase: MPDASQHDVRAQILTMLEQAANGSLPEIVQAGHPTLRAPAQPWNGQLGASELEQFVELMRRCMHAAPGFGLAAPQLGVSLQLAVLEDGHQVDSEIASIRERSNLPFFAMLNPRYQPLNSILVGFYEGCLSMSGWQAVVYRHHAIQLTYTTVDGELVQRELAGWPARIVQHETDHLAGMLYLDKAKTRSLTNNAEYSSRWAQPGIELAQRELNF; encoded by the coding sequence ATGCCTGATGCTTCCCAGCACGATGTGCGAGCCCAAATCCTGACCATGTTGGAGCAAGCGGCAAATGGTTCGCTGCCGGAAATTGTCCAAGCGGGTCACCCTACGCTTCGAGCGCCCGCACAGCCTTGGAATGGTCAACTTGGCGCGTCAGAGCTCGAACAATTTGTGGAGCTGATGCGCCGCTGTATGCACGCTGCACCCGGATTTGGCTTGGCCGCGCCGCAACTAGGCGTCTCGCTCCAGCTCGCCGTGCTTGAAGATGGGCACCAGGTAGATTCTGAAATCGCCAGCATCAGAGAACGCAGCAATTTGCCATTTTTTGCCATGCTCAATCCCCGTTACCAGCCCTTGAACAGCATACTGGTGGGATTTTACGAAGGCTGCCTCTCGATGTCTGGCTGGCAGGCCGTCGTGTATCGACATCATGCGATTCAGCTGACGTACACAACGGTCGACGGCGAATTGGTCCAACGTGAGTTGGCTGGTTGGCCTGCCCGGATCGTCCAGCATGAGACCGATCATTTGGCTGGAATGCTGTATCTAGACAAGGCGAAGACCCGTTCTCTGACCAACAATGCCGAATACAGCTCGCGCTGGGCGCAACCCGGAATCGAGTTGGCCCAGCGCGAATTGAACTTCTAA
- a CDS encoding S9 family peptidase: protein MRLGSHSVKPSHLPLIRTVSAPTLHPEGVTAIVAVSRADFDADSYVGQLWQFSTDDSSSPRRFTRGFRDSAPQYSPDGAVLAFMRSAPGKAGQIHIVDARGGEPQTITDRKLSVNEFSWSPGGNQIVFAAAVPEEGRYGTIDGVGASAEDPRLITSYKYRMNGAGFTQDQLSQIFTVDVPSVDAEPLVEPQGRAKKQAEGGKSFKAVPEAVQLTKDAAEHSNPRFSADGLSIYYLAEPLDSVDLLTELWQLPVGGDQPKQLERVSQPGLSFYGSIESADGRWLFALGSETGSEGKDFVGVQGGVYVRALDGSSDWTRLTDDREQDFGDSAPLTRSGADSVLAIERHRGAERLWQIKADGTAALLLDNQSVVSAAAQQNGSTVVSFTNGQSFGDLAVIETDGVVRSLSDFSAEFRKEAGVIAAQEHVFESKDGYPVHGWVLLPEGDGPHPVLLNIHGGPFAQYGWGIFDEVQVYADAGYAVVMCNPRGSGSYGYEHGRAVKEAFGTVDLDDVLGFLEGSLATYSQLDAERLGVMGGSYGGYLTAWTISQDHRFKAAIVERGFLDPVSFVGSSDIGWMFPDEYNGIDPEKIAAQSPMAQIDKVRTPALVIHSEEDWRCPIEQGQRYFVELKRRGIETELLIFSGESHELSRSGLPHHRKQRFEHILRWWAKYLPTAKNS, encoded by the coding sequence ATGAGACTAGGCTCACATAGCGTGAAACCATCTCATCTTCCACTCATTCGCACTGTTTCCGCTCCTACCTTGCACCCCGAAGGCGTCACCGCCATCGTCGCCGTTTCTCGGGCTGATTTTGATGCCGACAGCTATGTTGGCCAACTCTGGCAATTCAGTACCGATGACTCCAGCAGCCCACGTCGTTTCACTCGCGGATTCCGTGACTCGGCACCGCAGTACTCGCCGGACGGCGCAGTTCTGGCATTTATGCGTTCAGCGCCCGGAAAGGCTGGACAAATTCATATAGTGGACGCACGTGGTGGCGAACCGCAAACGATTACAGACCGCAAACTCAGTGTTAATGAGTTCAGCTGGTCTCCGGGTGGCAATCAAATTGTTTTCGCCGCGGCAGTGCCCGAAGAGGGTCGATATGGCACTATTGACGGCGTCGGTGCCAGCGCTGAGGACCCGCGTTTGATTACCTCATATAAATACCGGATGAATGGCGCTGGATTCACCCAGGACCAATTGAGCCAGATTTTCACCGTAGACGTTCCTTCGGTGGATGCTGAACCGCTCGTAGAACCGCAGGGGCGGGCAAAGAAGCAAGCCGAAGGGGGCAAATCGTTCAAAGCAGTTCCGGAAGCTGTCCAGCTCACGAAAGACGCTGCTGAACACAGCAATCCGAGATTCAGCGCGGACGGCCTGAGTATCTATTACCTCGCAGAACCGCTGGATTCAGTCGACTTGCTTACTGAGCTTTGGCAGCTGCCCGTTGGGGGCGATCAGCCGAAGCAGCTGGAACGCGTATCCCAGCCGGGTCTATCCTTTTACGGTTCAATCGAGTCAGCGGATGGGCGTTGGCTATTTGCCCTGGGATCGGAGACCGGTAGCGAAGGTAAAGACTTTGTTGGTGTTCAGGGTGGGGTCTATGTTCGTGCGCTCGACGGCAGCTCGGATTGGACGCGGCTCACTGATGATCGTGAGCAAGATTTTGGCGATTCAGCTCCACTAACGCGTTCCGGAGCCGACAGCGTGCTGGCGATTGAACGGCATCGAGGTGCCGAGCGACTCTGGCAAATCAAAGCTGATGGCACTGCGGCACTATTGCTGGATAACCAGTCCGTGGTGTCCGCTGCCGCTCAACAAAATGGCAGCACCGTAGTGAGCTTTACCAACGGGCAGAGCTTCGGCGATCTCGCGGTCATAGAAACTGATGGCGTAGTGCGCAGCCTGAGCGATTTCTCCGCCGAGTTCCGAAAGGAAGCAGGCGTCATTGCCGCCCAAGAACACGTTTTCGAGTCTAAAGACGGTTACCCAGTACACGGTTGGGTATTGCTACCCGAAGGTGACGGCCCGCATCCGGTGCTTTTGAACATCCATGGTGGGCCCTTCGCTCAGTATGGTTGGGGCATCTTTGACGAAGTTCAGGTTTATGCAGACGCTGGCTACGCGGTGGTGATGTGTAATCCGCGTGGCTCCGGTAGCTATGGCTACGAGCATGGCCGGGCCGTCAAAGAGGCTTTCGGCACCGTTGACTTAGATGACGTGCTTGGTTTCCTGGAAGGCAGCTTGGCAACTTATTCGCAATTAGATGCGGAGCGCCTTGGCGTCATGGGCGGATCATACGGCGGCTATTTGACGGCGTGGACCATTAGCCAAGATCACCGTTTCAAGGCCGCTATTGTTGAGCGAGGCTTCCTCGACCCAGTGAGCTTTGTTGGTTCCTCAGACATTGGCTGGATGTTTCCAGATGAATACAACGGAATCGATCCAGAAAAGATCGCGGCCCAATCGCCCATGGCGCAGATCGATAAAGTACGCACGCCAGCGTTGGTCATTCATTCCGAAGAAGACTGGCGTTGCCCCATTGAGCAGGGACAACGCTACTTCGTGGAATTAAAACGACGTGGCATTGAGACCGAATTATTGATTTTCTCGGGTGAAAGCCATGAGCTGTCTCGCTCGGGGCTTCCGCATCACCGGAAACAACGCTTTGAGCACATCCTGCGTTGGTGGGCTAAATATTTGCCGACCGCGAAAAACTCATAA
- a CDS encoding methyltransferase domain-containing protein — protein MTQREISSAAFQMLLCPVCAESFELSTDGTLGVLCSSGHRYDFARYGYLNMLTGTRSKATPDTSAMANARSNFLDAGHFAALTQQISASFADYAPALRTDSVIVDAGCGTGHYLASLLSGPARDRAAIGLDLSVEALRTAVKANPQMLALVWDLWRPLPLAARSADVVLVVFAPRNFAEFQRILRTDGVLIVATPLPDHLAGLPQIVGKIGQQPDKHEALLSATAEYFDLVTEHEIHAKANLSQSELHQLLLMGPNGHHLTEEALASLTEDSYQVQFGFRVSVFKPIRSSPTTSAVAFHR, from the coding sequence ATGACCCAGCGAGAGATTTCTTCGGCAGCATTTCAGATGTTGTTATGTCCGGTGTGTGCAGAATCATTTGAACTCAGCACCGATGGCACCCTGGGCGTGCTCTGTTCGTCCGGACACCGTTATGACTTTGCCCGGTACGGCTACCTGAATATGCTGACTGGCACTCGCTCCAAGGCAACGCCAGACACTTCAGCGATGGCAAACGCTCGAAGCAATTTTCTTGATGCCGGGCATTTTGCTGCGCTAACTCAGCAGATTTCGGCGTCATTCGCTGACTACGCACCGGCACTACGTACCGACTCGGTGATTGTCGACGCCGGCTGTGGTACCGGACACTATCTTGCTAGCCTGCTCAGCGGGCCAGCTCGCGACCGAGCCGCAATTGGGCTTGACCTCTCGGTCGAGGCGCTGCGCACCGCGGTCAAGGCCAATCCCCAGATGCTGGCTCTAGTCTGGGACCTATGGCGCCCACTGCCGTTGGCCGCTCGAAGCGCAGATGTGGTCCTTGTTGTTTTTGCGCCGAGAAACTTTGCTGAATTTCAACGGATTTTGCGCACCGACGGCGTATTAATTGTCGCTACTCCGCTGCCAGATCACCTAGCAGGGTTGCCACAAATTGTCGGCAAAATTGGTCAACAGCCAGATAAGCATGAGGCGTTACTTTCCGCCACCGCAGAATATTTTGATCTAGTCACCGAGCACGAGATTCACGCTAAGGCAAATTTGAGCCAATCAGAGCTGCATCAGCTACTTTTGATGGGACCAAATGGTCATCACCTCACCGAAGAAGCCCTAGCCTCCCTGACCGAGGATAGCTACCAAGTGCAGTTTGGGTTCCGCGTTTCAGTTTTTAAACCGATTCGCAGTTCACCGACGACGTCGGCGGTAGCTTTTCATCGCTAA
- a CDS encoding YczE/YyaS/YitT family protein, with protein sequence MNNFLTTVNVPVRLLRIFLGLLAYGFAIGLMIRANLGASPWDVFGQGLSRTTGLSFGLCTIIISAAVLLLWIPLRQPPGFGTLANALCIGIFADASLSILHQPSELWQQCLMFLAGLVLLAFATALYVGARLGPGPRDGLMTGLVRRTGRPVWMIRTGIEVVVVVIGFFLGGVVGFGTLAFALGIGPITQCALRLLKVDLHAPQPAWRKAKSVSDEKLPPTSSVNCESV encoded by the coding sequence ATGAATAATTTTCTCACTACAGTCAATGTGCCGGTCCGGTTACTTCGGATTTTTCTCGGTCTTCTGGCCTACGGTTTTGCGATCGGACTGATGATCCGGGCAAATCTTGGCGCTTCACCGTGGGATGTATTTGGTCAGGGGCTTTCCAGAACGACTGGCTTGTCCTTCGGGCTCTGCACAATCATCATTTCGGCAGCAGTGCTGCTGCTCTGGATCCCGCTGCGGCAGCCGCCAGGATTTGGCACGCTAGCAAACGCCTTATGCATCGGCATTTTCGCTGATGCGAGCTTGTCGATTCTTCATCAACCGAGCGAACTCTGGCAGCAGTGCTTGATGTTTTTGGCTGGATTGGTATTGCTGGCTTTCGCAACAGCGCTTTATGTTGGTGCGCGGTTAGGGCCGGGACCACGTGACGGGCTGATGACTGGTTTGGTCCGTCGCACTGGGCGCCCGGTCTGGATGATTCGCACCGGGATCGAGGTTGTAGTGGTGGTGATCGGATTCTTCTTGGGTGGCGTCGTTGGTTTTGGCACCTTGGCGTTTGCCTTGGGTATTGGTCCAATCACACAATGTGCACTGAGACTGCTCAAAGTTGACTTGCACGCGCCGCAGCCAGCCTGGCGGAAAGCTAAGTCGGTTAGCGATGAAAAGCTACCGCCGACGTCGTCGGTGAACTGCGAATCGGTTTAA
- a CDS encoding PLP-dependent aminotransferase family protein → MNQIVSARRLARELGEWRSHRAAYLSLADRIRVMLIDGRLTSGSRLPAERELSAALQISRTTVAAAYAQLREDSYLRSIRGSGSTLALPGGMRGTPSGPQEMALDFSKAAAATYPGLPAAYQFAVEQLPNYLGHHGFDMQGLPELRAAVADHYGQRGLPTTPDQILITLGAQHALSLLTHTIYSPGERILIEHPTYPHAIDTFAGAGARLLAMPVSSSEGWDIAEGQMLIRRAAPSMAFLMPDFQNPTGASMSAEDRERLARLAQREGTVLIADETTALLDIDRGELPPLAAFSGSVVTIGSLGKLAWGGMRIGWIRGPRDLLAKVHRARPAFDLGTPMLEQLASIALLREADLMIANRSRNLRSGRDFLVEELASHFPQWKVELPNGGMSLWINTGEMSSSALALASRSEGLALVPGPRFGLEGAFERYLRLPFTYPQDDMRDGIRALLKASRSVGAAPARMPLQAVI, encoded by the coding sequence ATGAACCAGATTGTTTCCGCTCGAAGGTTGGCACGCGAGCTTGGTGAATGGCGTTCGCATCGGGCCGCTTACCTTTCGTTAGCAGACCGGATTCGGGTCATGCTCATCGACGGGCGTCTAACTAGCGGATCTCGACTACCGGCAGAACGCGAGCTCAGCGCTGCCTTACAGATCTCCCGAACCACCGTGGCAGCGGCCTATGCACAACTGCGCGAAGATAGTTATTTGCGCAGCATTCGCGGATCTGGCTCCACTTTGGCTTTGCCCGGTGGCATGCGTGGCACCCCCTCTGGCCCGCAGGAAATGGCCCTCGACTTCAGTAAAGCCGCCGCGGCCACTTATCCGGGGCTTCCTGCCGCCTATCAATTCGCCGTGGAGCAGCTGCCAAATTACTTGGGCCACCACGGATTCGACATGCAGGGCTTACCCGAACTCCGGGCCGCCGTCGCCGATCACTACGGACAACGTGGCTTGCCCACCACTCCCGATCAAATCTTGATCACGCTAGGCGCTCAGCACGCCCTGAGCCTGCTCACGCATACTATCTATTCACCCGGTGAGCGAATCTTGATCGAGCATCCTACCTACCCGCACGCCATCGACACCTTTGCCGGAGCTGGCGCCCGGTTGCTCGCAATGCCAGTCAGTTCCAGCGAAGGTTGGGATATTGCCGAGGGCCAAATGCTGATTCGGCGGGCTGCGCCCAGCATGGCCTTTTTAATGCCAGATTTTCAGAATCCAACGGGCGCAAGCATGAGCGCCGAAGATCGTGAGCGACTTGCTCGACTCGCGCAGCGCGAGGGCACGGTGCTTATTGCCGACGAGACCACAGCACTTCTCGATATTGACCGTGGCGAATTACCACCATTGGCGGCGTTCTCCGGCAGTGTGGTGACCATTGGCTCGTTAGGAAAGCTCGCGTGGGGCGGGATGCGCATTGGCTGGATAAGAGGACCCCGAGATCTGCTAGCCAAAGTGCACAGAGCAAGACCCGCCTTCGACCTAGGCACACCAATGTTGGAACAGCTGGCCTCAATCGCGCTCCTGCGAGAAGCCGATTTGATGATTGCAAACCGTTCTAGAAACCTCAGATCCGGACGCGATTTCCTGGTCGAGGAGCTAGCCAGTCATTTCCCGCAGTGGAAGGTAGAACTACCCAACGGGGGTATGTCGCTTTGGATCAACACTGGAGAAATGTCTTCTTCGGCGCTTGCCCTTGCCTCTAGGTCCGAAGGGCTAGCTTTGGTGCCCGGTCCAAGATTCGGTCTGGAAGGTGCTTTTGAGCGCTATTTGCGACTACCTTTCACTTATCCACAAGACGATATGCGTGATGGCATTCGCGCTTTGCTGAAAGCTTCACGCAGTGTTGGTGCAGCGCCGGCCAGAATGCCATTACAAGCAGTGATCTAG
- a CDS encoding NfeD family protein — MFEWLFENGWALWLIIFLALAVIEMLTLDLFFILMSVGALAAVVADLLGAPLWLQVIIFCIVALAMILFVRPIALRHLHKGPNDLRTNVDRLIGHAAVVIEPVTSDGGRVKIGGDIWSARSTNGAALAIGNNVEVTAIEGATAIVVAAAITPQSPHAEYPGTPAGA; from the coding sequence ATGTTTGAATGGTTGTTTGAAAATGGCTGGGCGCTTTGGCTCATCATCTTCTTGGCTCTCGCCGTGATTGAGATGCTCACGCTAGACCTATTCTTCATTTTGATGTCCGTTGGCGCGCTGGCTGCCGTTGTTGCAGACCTATTAGGTGCTCCGCTTTGGCTGCAAGTAATTATCTTCTGCATCGTCGCTCTGGCGATGATCCTCTTCGTTCGACCGATCGCATTGCGTCATCTGCATAAGGGTCCCAACGATCTGCGGACAAATGTCGATCGGCTCATTGGTCACGCTGCAGTTGTCATCGAGCCGGTAACGTCCGACGGCGGACGGGTCAAGATTGGCGGCGACATTTGGAGCGCTCGCAGCACCAACGGAGCCGCGCTAGCAATAGGAAATAATGTTGAAGTCACCGCAATTGAAGGCGCAACCGCAATCGTTGTTGCCGCGGCTATCACGCCGCAATCGCCGCACGCCGAATATCCAGGCACTCCAGCCGGCGCTTAG
- a CDS encoding SPFH domain-containing protein: MGSNAGAVALTVVLIVLILFVVIVLIRAVRIIPQARAGVVERLGKYQRTLNPGLTILIPFVDRLLPLLDLREQVVSFPPQPVITEDNLVVSIDTVVYFQVTDPRAATYEIANYIQAVEQLTTTTLRNVVGGLNLEEALTSRDQINGQLRGVLDEATGRWGIRVSRVELKAIDPPLSIQDSMEKQMRAERDRRAAILTAEGTKQSQILTAEGERQSAILKAEGDAKAAILRADGESQAIQKVFDAIHKGNPTQKLLAYQYLQTLPKLAAGSSNKLWIIPSEVGEALKGIGSVLGKVSPEGSSDSDDVDPFGAAPSTGPTNSGQGNHSA; encoded by the coding sequence ATGGGTAGCAACGCCGGAGCTGTAGCACTGACAGTGGTGCTGATAGTTCTGATTCTTTTCGTCGTCATCGTCCTGATTCGGGCGGTACGAATCATCCCGCAGGCTCGGGCTGGTGTGGTGGAACGGCTTGGAAAGTATCAGCGCACACTCAATCCCGGTTTGACGATTCTGATCCCCTTCGTTGACCGGTTGCTGCCACTCTTGGATTTGCGCGAGCAGGTCGTTTCCTTCCCGCCGCAGCCCGTTATTACTGAAGATAACCTTGTGGTTTCGATCGACACCGTGGTCTATTTTCAAGTTACTGATCCGCGCGCCGCAACGTACGAAATTGCGAACTACATTCAGGCCGTTGAGCAGCTAACCACCACTACTTTGCGTAACGTGGTGGGTGGCTTGAATCTTGAAGAAGCGCTGACCAGCCGCGACCAAATCAACGGCCAATTGCGCGGCGTCCTCGACGAGGCAACCGGACGATGGGGTATCCGCGTTTCGCGCGTCGAGCTTAAGGCCATTGACCCGCCTCTTTCGATTCAAGACTCGATGGAAAAGCAAATGCGCGCCGAACGAGACCGTCGTGCCGCAATTTTGACCGCTGAGGGTACCAAGCAGTCACAGATTCTGACCGCTGAAGGTGAGCGTCAATCGGCAATTCTTAAAGCAGAAGGTGACGCGAAGGCCGCGATCTTGCGTGCTGACGGTGAATCGCAAGCAATTCAAAAGGTCTTCGACGCAATTCACAAGGGAAACCCCACCCAGAAACTTTTGGCTTACCAGTATCTGCAGACCTTGCCTAAGCTGGCCGCAGGCTCATCGAATAAGTTGTGGATCATTCCTTCTGAAGTTGGCGAAGCGCTCAAGGGAATCGGTAGCGTCCTCGGCAAAGTCAGCCCCGAAGGCTCTTCCGACTCTGACGATGTAGACCCGTTCGGCGCGGCGCCGTCGACCGGACCAACCAATTCGGGCCAGGGCAATCACAGCGCTTGA
- a CDS encoding RNA polymerase-binding protein RbpA produces MSDRSLRGMRLGAQSMETESGVEPAPRQRVEYRCEDGKQVFVTFAAEAEIPPVWVSKTGKEAILVNGEKPVGSNEKAVRTHWDMLLERRTVPELEQILNDRLKNLRAKRGEKVS; encoded by the coding sequence ATGAGTGATCGCAGTTTGCGTGGTATGCGACTAGGCGCACAAAGCATGGAGACGGAGTCTGGCGTTGAGCCGGCACCGCGCCAACGCGTCGAGTACCGTTGCGAAGACGGCAAACAGGTTTTCGTCACCTTTGCTGCCGAAGCCGAAATTCCACCGGTCTGGGTTTCAAAGACCGGGAAAGAAGCGATTTTAGTTAACGGCGAAAAGCCTGTTGGCTCCAACGAGAAGGCAGTTCGTACGCACTGGGATATGCTCCTTGAGCGTCGCACGGTGCCCGAACTGGAACAGATCCTCAACGACCGTTTGAAGAATCTGCGTGCCAAGCGTGGCGAGAAAGTTAGCTAG
- a CDS encoding polyprenol monophosphomannose synthase, producing MRVLTIIPTYNELESLPKTLTRLRKAAPTVDVLIADDNSPDGTGALADKFAAEDAQVKVLHRKGKEGLGAAYIAGFNWGMAAGYDVLVEMDADGSHQPEQLPLLLDAIEQGADLVLGSRWIPGGEVVNWPLHRKLISRGGSLYSRILLGVRYRDITGGYRAFRKSTLEAIDLNKVDSVGYGFQVDMLWRSAQLGLKIVEVPITFVEREFGASKMSGNIFSEAVVNVTRWGLSALWRKLFGKKA from the coding sequence GTGCGCGTCCTGACTATTATCCCGACTTACAACGAGTTGGAATCTCTGCCGAAAACCCTGACGAGGCTTCGCAAAGCTGCCCCCACAGTGGATGTGCTGATTGCCGATGACAATAGTCCGGACGGAACCGGTGCGCTGGCGGACAAATTCGCGGCGGAAGATGCTCAGGTCAAAGTTCTGCATCGCAAAGGCAAGGAAGGGCTGGGCGCAGCTTACATCGCCGGATTCAATTGGGGGATGGCCGCTGGCTATGACGTCCTCGTTGAAATGGACGCCGATGGCTCACATCAGCCGGAACAGCTGCCGTTGCTCCTGGACGCGATCGAGCAGGGTGCCGATCTGGTGCTCGGCTCGCGTTGGATACCGGGTGGCGAGGTGGTCAATTGGCCATTGCACCGGAAGCTAATTTCTCGCGGTGGCAGCCTCTATTCGCGGATTTTGCTCGGGGTGAGGTACCGCGACATCACCGGCGGGTACCGCGCATTCCGAAAAAGCACTTTGGAAGCAATCGACCTCAATAAAGTTGACTCCGTCGGCTACGGATTTCAGGTTGATATGCTCTGGCGCTCGGCGCAGCTTGGTTTGAAAATTGTTGAAGTTCCGATCACTTTCGTTGAGCGTGAATTCGGCGCTTCGAAGATGAGCGGAAACATTTTCTCTGAGGCAGTTGTGAACGTCACCAGATGGGGCCTGAGCGCGCTTTGGCGCAAGCTTTTCGGCAAAAAAGCGTAG
- a CDS encoding amidohydrolase: MSWTLYRNGSVYSSADPLATAMLVDGDTVAWVGGEHAATSIQDAKMRVIDLQGALITPGFVDSHVHLTETGLALASIDLSAARSLVEVLDAVSHAAQSGTSGILLGFGWDESRWPERRAPLATELDQASGNREVYLARVDVHSAVVSTSLAARLRLPELDGWQGQGVVVRAAHRLAGDAARNVDERARKQYQEAALRAAAATGHVAVAEMAIPDSHALLDLSTLMQRSRTDTSFAEVLPYWAQLIGSVAESRALLAQLADVGIDPRGFAGDLNIDGSIGSRTALLREPYTDQSGHRGSGYLSVDQIANHLAACSELGIQGGFHVIGDAGMDLAVAGLRKAAELVGAPAVRAAGHRLEHAEMADAEAIAALAEYSVTVSMQASFDALWGGPDGLYQRRLGTDRADVMNAVASMFSAGVPVCLGSDAPVTAMDPWASVRACLAHHQPAQRISARAAFLAHSRAGWRAARDADPMMGQLVPGAAASFAIWEVDELMVQVADERVQSWSTDPRSRTPLLPALDTENAPHCLATVHRGNTLHTVMDITPDSEN, translated from the coding sequence ATGTCTTGGACCTTGTACCGCAACGGCTCGGTGTACAGCTCGGCGGATCCGCTAGCTACGGCGATGCTTGTGGACGGTGACACCGTGGCCTGGGTTGGCGGCGAACATGCCGCGACCTCGATTCAAGACGCCAAGATGCGCGTTATTGACTTGCAGGGCGCGCTCATCACTCCCGGTTTTGTGGATTCACACGTTCACCTGACTGAGACCGGACTCGCGCTGGCTTCAATAGATTTGAGTGCGGCTCGATCGCTGGTGGAAGTCCTCGATGCGGTTTCTCACGCTGCGCAAAGCGGAACATCAGGTATCTTGCTCGGCTTTGGCTGGGACGAGAGCCGTTGGCCAGAACGCCGTGCCCCACTTGCTACCGAGTTGGATCAGGCGAGCGGGAACAGAGAGGTCTATCTAGCCAGAGTGGACGTCCATTCAGCGGTGGTTTCCACATCCCTCGCGGCTCGGCTGCGTCTGCCCGAATTGGACGGCTGGCAAGGCCAAGGCGTGGTGGTCCGGGCAGCCCATCGTTTAGCTGGCGATGCTGCGCGCAACGTAGACGAGCGCGCTCGGAAACAGTATCAAGAAGCTGCGCTACGCGCCGCTGCCGCTACTGGACACGTCGCGGTGGCAGAGATGGCCATTCCGGACTCCCATGCCCTGCTAGACCTATCTACCTTGATGCAGCGATCGAGAACTGACACTAGCTTCGCCGAAGTCTTGCCGTACTGGGCTCAGCTCATTGGCTCGGTAGCAGAAAGCCGGGCGCTTTTGGCCCAGCTGGCCGACGTCGGAATTGATCCTCGAGGGTTCGCCGGTGATCTCAATATTGACGGTTCAATTGGCTCCAGGACAGCTTTGCTGCGCGAGCCTTACACAGATCAATCAGGGCACCGCGGCAGCGGGTACCTGAGCGTGGATCAGATTGCGAACCATTTGGCAGCTTGCAGCGAGCTTGGTATTCAAGGCGGATTCCACGTGATTGGTGACGCCGGAATGGATCTTGCCGTCGCCGGGCTGCGAAAAGCCGCCGAACTAGTTGGTGCACCGGCTGTCCGAGCCGCCGGCCATCGCCTAGAACATGCGGAGATGGCCGATGCAGAGGCCATTGCAGCGTTAGCTGAGTATTCGGTGACTGTGAGTATGCAGGCTTCGTTCGATGCGCTCTGGGGCGGCCCAGACGGTTTGTATCAGCGCAGACTGGGCACGGACCGGGCCGATGTTATGAACGCCGTCGCGTCAATGTTTTCTGCCGGCGTTCCAGTTTGCCTCGGCTCAGACGCCCCAGTTACCGCTATGGATCCTTGGGCTTCGGTGCGAGCATGTCTGGCGCATCATCAACCGGCACAACGAATTTCTGCGCGGGCAGCGTTTTTGGCGCATAGCCGAGCTGGTTGGCGGGCGGCTCGGGATGCTGACCCCATGATGGGCCAATTGGTTCCTGGCGCGGCCGCGAGCTTCGCTATTTGGGAAGTTGATGAATTGATGGTGCAAGTAGCAGATGAACGAGTGCAATCTTGGAGTACAGATCCGCGTTCTCGAACTCCACTTTTGCCAGCGTTAGATACTGAAAACGCGCCTCACTGCCTGGCAACCGTGCATCGAGGGAACACCTTACACACGGTCATGGATATTACGCCGGACTCTGAAAATTGA